In Lytechinus variegatus isolate NC3 chromosome 12, Lvar_3.0, whole genome shotgun sequence, a single window of DNA contains:
- the LOC121425016 gene encoding protein tincar-like → MSCNPSSMRMNSLESIWYCNLAVVITMFLVFDGNRRYRHYDSLKWPEGERPTPELRLYLCLIIMAALLITAFIPTQYFKVGNHANDQSKLGAAKRKRKKKKPDETKTPKDCQQGDARGDEESIAHIIRVVVQTVRSCRKHLGPIGATIHITSAFCLLLPVIFLQARAIQSGLLPPEMIWKSEVGEIFLVEDSTNITYLRIHAFVAPSIEYQSILPTESTPSAEHQSDAVSNLDDSFSTVVVTINYLNYVVPLFIYAIRYADVFWACHKGFALLISIQLMMNAVQYALGFIGMSLLYKLHGFGWEKYNISAKPVFSSGPSLIPAYLINNITVFVAAAILYLYGYGRLKHNQLRRTRNSDDVPIETLFVLKYNGFLPQIAAMGALVVFISCKTPFILEYMSVYRFSGDQRMLCCVVFDSLYIVVWFVLWVFLTIKRHWAFRHVHHSHDYGLYDRGIPLQLTEGVEPFPRQDKTVTETQLTGTAKPSDPEECQCKKKKSTFPNGYLQMKYAQNGEVVDKYTKVSDVETPVEEVDLPPVDLPVVVDPNVPDETDVNIFSNPLSTA, encoded by the exons ATGTCGTGTAACCCTTCCAGCATGCGAATGAACTCTTTAGAGTCTATCTGGTACTGTAACTTGGCTGTTGTCATCACGATGTTCTTGGTATTTGATGGTAATCGCAGATACAGACACTATGATTCGCTTAAATGGCCAGAAGGAGAGCGACCCACCCCTGAGTTAAG GCTGTACCTTTGTCTGATCATCATGGCCGCTCTCCTGATCACCGCCTTCATACCTACCCAATACTTCAAGGTCGGGAACCACGCCAACGATCAGTCCAAACTCGGAGCTGCCAAACGGAAGCGGAAGAAAAAGAAACCCGACGAGACTAAGACTCCTAAGGATTGTCAACAAGGTGATGCCAGAGGGGACGAGGAGTCCATCGCCCACATCATCCGAGTGGTCGTCCAGACTGTGCGGTCCTGTCGGAAACATCTAGGACCCATAGGAGCGACGATCCATATCACATCGGCGTTCTGTCTTCTCCTCCCTGTCATCTTTCTCCAAGCCAGGGCCATACAATCCGGTCTTCTGCCACCAG aaatgaTCTGGAAATCGGAGGTTGGGGAAATATTTCTCGTCGAGGACTCCACAAACATCACCTACCTAAGAATTCATGCATTCGTCGCCCCATCCATCGAATACCAATCCATCTTACCCACTGAATCGACTCCGTCAGCAGAGCACCAGTCTGACGCAGTCTCAAATCTTGATGACTCGTTCAGCACAGTCGTAGTGACAATCAACTACCTCAATTACGTGGTGCCACTCTTCATCTACGCCATCCGTTACGCGGACGTATTCTGGGCGTGTCATAAAGGCTTCGCGCTGCTGATTTCCATACAACTTATGATGAATGCGGTACAGTATGCATTAGGTTTCATCGGCATGTCACTACTATATAAACTACACGGGTTTGGTTGGGAGAAGTACAACATTAGCGCAAAACCAGTGTTCTCGTCGGGACCATCATTAATTCCGGCATACTTAATCAACAATATCACGGTATTCGTAGCAGCGGCCATTTTGTATTTGTACGGGTACGGCCGCCTGAAGCATAATCAACTGAGGAGGACTAGAAATAGCGACGATGTCCCGATAGAGACCTTATTCGTCCTTAAATATAATGGGTTTCTGCCACAAATTGCCGCCATGGGTGCGCTTGTTGTCTTCATTTCTTGCAAGACTCCGTTCATACTAGAATACATGAGCGTTTATCGGTTCTCCGGGGACCAGAGAATGCTTTGCTGTGTTGTGTTTGATAGTTTATACATCGTGGTGTGGTTCGTACTCTGGGTATTCCTGACGATCAAGAGACACTGGGCTTTCCGCCACGTCCACCACAGTCATGACTACGGACTCTACGACAGGGGAATACCTTTGCAGTTGACAGAGGGCGTCGAACCATTTCCCCGTCAAGACAAGACTGTCACGGAAACCCAGCTCACTGGTACCGCGAAACCGAGTGATCCAGAAGAATGCCAATGCAAGAAGAAGAAATCAACCTTTCCAAACGGATACCTCCAAATGAAATACGCACAGAATGGAGAAGTTGTCGACAAGTACACGAAAGTCAGTGACGTTGAAACACCCGTCGAGGAGGTCGATCTGCCGCCTGTAGATCTTCCTGTGGTAGTCGATCCGAACGTGCCCGATGAAACGGACGTTAATATATTTTCGAATCCATTGTCTACGGCATAG